The genome window CATATTCGGATAAAACTTTATTACCGCTTGCGTCGGCAATAGCTTTATGGAAGGCTTCATTGACCTCAAGATACTTTTCAAGGTCTTTTTCTTCTATGGCTCGACCCTCTTCTATCATCGCCTCTTCCAGGCGGCGAAGATGTCTGTCTCCAATCCTCTCAGCAGCAAGCTTGATTGCTAAAGTCTCCAACTGGTCTCGTACCAAAAAGGTATCCTCTATCTCTCGCGCTGTAGGTGCAGCAAGACGAGCTCCACTATTAGGGATAATAATAACCAGACCCTCGCTCGCTAATCTTCGTAGCGCCTCGCGGACAGGAGTACGGCTGACCCCCATCTGAACAGCAATATTCACCTCCGGAAGTCTCTGCCCTGGTTTTAACTGCTTTGTTATGATTTTGTGACGTAATTCCTGATAGGCATAGTCAGCAGAGGTTGTATATAATCTCGCTTCTCGCATTTAAAAATTCCTCCTTGATTCAAGTAAACAATTTTAATTGTATAAGAGTCTGTCTTTTGCATAAATAACTTTAACATACGTCATACGGCTCTACAAGATGTAAAAATGGTAAAATACGCTAAAAATAAAAAAATAACTGAATTGATCTCATTATACAGCATACCTAATAACGCATACAATAGGAGGTCTCCCATGAGACAATGTGTATTGTTACTCTCTTTTGCAACTATTATTTGTTATGGATATGCCCTTGCCGGGCTTGGAGGTTTTTTTCTTGGAAAAGGAAACGTCTTATACATCGGTCTCGGACTGCCAGGAGGTACAGTATGTGGCATTTTAGCCATATGGCTGTGGAAAAAGTATTTACATGCCCTTCAAGAAGAAAATGACCTCTATAAAAACGCTCACAAATAGACTGAAGGACGTAAAAAAGAACCCCATGCATCATAGAGACATTGAACAACACAGTTCATATGTTCACTCGAAACACCGCAAACAGACAAGCGGACAGCTTCGACTCGTTTCTCATCTAAAGAAAAAACATTTCCAGGAGTTACGAGAACTCCGTGGTGGCAGGCTTTTTGTGCTGCATCCCACCCATCAAGACCTGGCAAATGAAGCCAGAGATAAATTCCTCCGTCAGGTATCGTAAAAAAAGATGTCGGTAGTATCGCCGATAAAGCGGAACCTAAAGCTTTCATTCGAGATTCCATAATACCCCGAGCCGATTCGAGGGCTGATTCAAGCCCTTTATTTTCTATAAATTTCTGCACTATAAACTGATCAAGCGAGGATACAGGCCCCCATTTACTTGC of Aminobacterium sp. MB27-C1 contains these proteins:
- a CDS encoding GntR family transcriptional regulator → MREARLYTTSADYAYQELRHKIITKQLKPGQRLPEVNIAVQMGVSRTPVREALRRLASEGLVIIIPNSGARLAAPTAREIEDTFLVRDQLETLAIKLAAERIGDRHLRRLEEAMIEEGRAIEEKDLEKYLEVNEAFHKAIADASGNKVLSEYVENILARTNAYVVFYDPFYQLETMPSIDAHREILVALRHHDSEKCVKLLRAHLQDAIEGLRRAREE